One window of Deltaproteobacteria bacterium genomic DNA carries:
- a CDS encoding aspartate--ammonia ligase — MLDKRADLAGPGIGNYEDLWNVLPDDYSTPLSPRETQGAIFVAKNYIEENLCRELGLMMVTVPLIVDEESGVNDYLDRDGSRGPVTFRINNDNGKNPINAQVVQAATKWKRVALKQFGLGRGEGICTDMRAVRKDYFLDHDHSSYVDQWDWERVIIEADRNLDLLKDVVKKIWKVLKGAEVHVLEQFPKLRESKYPELPEELVFLHAEEILERFPDLPRKQRETAILQEFPAVFIIGIGWTLADGYPHEMRAADYDDWVTPTVSAAGHPMHGLNGDILVWNPVTKRRHELSSMGVRVNAQTLREQLERTNQLHFLNYPYHEGIVNGTLPLSIGGGIGQARTLMLLLRKAHLGEVSVTVWPKVLKEMCAKKNIQVLE; from the coding sequence ATGCTCGACAAACGCGCGGACTTGGCCGGACCGGGAATCGGCAACTACGAGGACCTGTGGAACGTGCTGCCGGACGACTATTCGACGCCGCTCTCGCCCCGCGAGACGCAGGGCGCGATTTTCGTCGCGAAAAACTACATCGAGGAAAATCTTTGCCGAGAGCTGGGCCTCATGATGGTCACGGTACCGCTGATCGTCGATGAGGAAAGCGGCGTCAACGACTATCTGGACCGCGACGGATCGCGCGGGCCCGTGACGTTTCGCATCAACAACGACAACGGCAAGAACCCCATCAACGCGCAGGTCGTGCAGGCCGCGACGAAGTGGAAGCGCGTGGCGCTCAAACAGTTCGGCCTCGGTCGCGGTGAGGGCATCTGCACCGACATGCGCGCCGTGCGCAAGGACTATTTCCTCGATCACGACCACAGCAGCTACGTGGATCAGTGGGACTGGGAGCGGGTCATCATCGAGGCCGACCGCAACCTCGATCTGTTGAAAGACGTCGTGAAGAAGATCTGGAAGGTCCTGAAGGGCGCCGAGGTCCACGTGCTCGAGCAGTTCCCGAAGCTGCGTGAGAGCAAGTATCCGGAACTGCCGGAGGAACTCGTTTTCCTGCACGCCGAGGAGATCCTGGAACGATTCCCCGATCTGCCGCGAAAGCAGCGCGAGACTGCGATTCTGCAGGAATTCCCGGCGGTGTTCATCATCGGGATCGGCTGGACGCTCGCCGATGGGTATCCGCACGAGATGCGCGCGGCGGATTACGACGACTGGGTCACGCCGACGGTATCCGCCGCCGGCCACCCGATGCACGGTTTGAACGGCGACATCCTCGTGTGGAACCCCGTCACGAAACGGCGTCACGAGCTGTCGTCGATGGGCGTCCGCGTCAACGCGCAAACCCTGCGCGAGCAGCTCGAACGTACGAACCAGCTCCACTTCCTGAATTACCCCTATCACGAGGGAATCGTGAACGGCACGTTGCCGCTCTCGATCGGCGGCGGAATCGGCCAGGCGCGCACGCTCATGCTGCTCCTGCGCAAGGCGCACCTGGGCGAGGTGAGCGTGACGGTGTGGCCGAAGGTCCTCAAGGAGATGTGCGCGAAGAAGAATATTCAGGTCCTCGAATAG